The Gordonia mangrovi genome includes the window CCCCGGCAGCAGACCCGATCGTCGGGCGACCACCACGGCCTCCAGACGGGTGGTGGCACCCAGCTTGGCCATCGCATCCTTCACATAGCCCTTGGCCGTCTGCACACCGATGCCGAGTTCTTCGGCGATCCGGGCGTTGCTGTGGCCGAGGGCGGCCAACACCAGCACGTCCTGCTCGCGTTGGGTGAGCCGGATCGTGGGGTCCGCATCAGGCGTGTCGTCGAGCAGGCCCTCGCCGATACGTTCGATCTCGGCGGCCAACGTCACATCATCGACCGACCGTTGTAACCGGCGCAGGCGGCTGTAGGCATCGGTGAGGCGGTCGCGTAGCTCGTCGCGACCCGGCGACGCCACCGACAGCCGATCGGCGACGATCCGTTGCTCGAGCGCGCGGGCCTCATCGGCCAAGACGTCGAAAGTACGCCCGCCGAGCGGACTGTCGGTGTGCACCGCCCCATACAGCACGGCAATAGGGCTGCGATCCACGATCACCGGCACCGCCGCCATCGCGCCGAGACCTTCGGTGGCGATGATCGGGTTGTAGCGGTGGGTGATGTGTGGTGTGCGCAGGTAGTCGTCCACCGCGAGTGGTCGGCGCACCGTCACCACCTTCCCGCCGAGGCCATGGCCGACGTCGACGGCCACCCCGTTGAGAGCACCCCGCGTGGCTCCCACGAAATGCTCGAGCCGCACCGTCTGGCGCGCTCGGCCGGCCGACACCATGCCGGCGAACGCCAGCGACACACCGCTGGACCGACGGATACGCCGCAGCGCGTCGAGCACCGATGCGGCCTCGCCCATGTCACCTCCTGCGTTCTCCCCCTCTTCGGGGGGTGGTCCGCGCACCTCATGACGCGCAGAATGTGA containing:
- a CDS encoding helix-turn-helix transcriptional regulator — encoded protein: MGEAASVLDALRRIRRSSGVSLAFAGMVSAGRARQTVRLEHFVGATRGALNGVAVDVGHGLGGKVVTVRRPLAVDDYLRTPHITHRYNPIIATEGLGAMAAVPVIVDRSPIAVLYGAVHTDSPLGGRTFDVLADEARALEQRIVADRLSVASPGRDELRDRLTDAYSRLRRLQRSVDDVTLAAEIERIGEGLLDDTPDADPTIRLTQREQDVLVLAALGHSNARIAEELGIGVQTAKGYVKDAMAKLGATTRLEAVVVARRSGLLPG